In the Natronolimnobius baerhuensis genome, one interval contains:
- a CDS encoding response regulator has translation MSSYTVLLVEDSDFLTTHVSDTLQSEHGFDVETVATATDARDALEETAYDCVISSYELVQESGLDLAASINGEATPGMPDIPFILFTGNPLEPLVEDALEAGVTAFVSKSNHATGEMNVFANRIRLAIEAHR, from the coding sequence ATGTCATCGTACACCGTTCTCCTCGTCGAAGACAGTGACTTTCTCACCACACACGTCAGTGACACGTTACAGTCCGAACACGGATTCGACGTAGAAACGGTCGCGACGGCCACAGACGCCCGCGACGCCCTCGAGGAGACGGCCTACGATTGTGTTATCTCGAGTTATGAACTGGTACAGGAAAGTGGCCTCGACCTCGCAGCCTCGATCAACGGCGAGGCAACGCCCGGCATGCCCGACATTCCGTTTATTCTCTTTACCGGAAACCCACTCGAGCCGCTGGTCGAAGACGCACTCGAGGCGGGCGTGACGGCCTTCGTGAGCAAGAGCAATCACGCGACGGGAGAGATGAACGTCTTCGCGAACCGGATTCGACTGGCAATCGAGGCACACAGATAG